In Poecilia reticulata strain Guanapo linkage group LG1, Guppy_female_1.0+MT, whole genome shotgun sequence, one genomic interval encodes:
- the mgat3b gene encoding beta-1,4-mannosyl-glycoprotein 4-beta-N-acetylglucosaminyltransferase → FICLPSFLRLLLNGTYDYVRHKILYVFLDHFPDGGRQDGWIADDYLRTFLTRNGLSRVKGARSDDVFVINDADEIPAQEGLLFLKLFDGWTEPFAIHMRKSLYGFFWKQFGTLEVVSGCTLRMLRDVYDGDGIKLRRREYYTMPGFRKYENDTGHILVQWSVGSPFHFAGWHCSWCFTPEGIYFKLVSAQNGDFPRWGDYEDKRDLNYIRELIRTGGWFDGSVQEYPPADPKEHMFAPKYMLENHKRYHYLLENPYKHKVQNE, encoded by the exons TTTATCTGTCTCCCTAGTTTCCTGCGTCTCCTTCTGAACGGAACGTACGACTACGTCCGTCATAAGATCCTCTATGTGTTCCTCGACCACTTCCCCGATGGCGGCCGGCAGGACGGATGGATAGCCGACGACTATCTGCGGACGTTCCTGACGCGCAATGGCTTGTCCAGGGTGAAGGGGGCCAGATCAGACGACGTGTTCGTCATCAACGACGCAGACGAAATCCCGGCGCAGGAAGGCCTCCTTTTCCTCAAGCTGTTCGACGGTTGGACCGAACCGTTCGCCATACACATGCGAAAG TCTTTGTACGGCTTCTTCTGGAAGCAGTTTGGGACTCTGGAGGTGGTGTCCGGCTGCACACTCAGGATGCTCCGTGACGTCTACGACGGCGACGGCATCAAGCTGCGGCGCCGCGAGTACTACACCATGCCAGGCTTCCGCAAGTACGAGAACGACACGGGCCACATCCTGGTGCAGTGGTCCGTGGGAAGCCCCTTCCACTTCGCTGGCTGGCACTGCTCCTGGTGCTTCACACCCGAGGGGATTTACTTCAAGCTGGTGTCGGCGCAGAATGGGGACTTCCCCAGGTGGGGGGACTACGAAGACAAACGCGACCTCAACTACATCCGGGAACTGATCCGGACAGGGGGCTGGTTTGACGGCTCCGTGCAGGAATATCCCCCTGCGGACCCCAAAGAGCACATGTTCGCCCCCAAGTACATGCTGGAGAACCACAAAAGGTATCACTACCTCCTAGAGAACCCTTATAAACACAAAGTCCAGAACGAATGA